In Molothrus ater isolate BHLD 08-10-18 breed brown headed cowbird chromosome 20, BPBGC_Mater_1.1, whole genome shotgun sequence, the following are encoded in one genomic region:
- the CRAT gene encoding carnitine O-acetyltransferase isoform X3, translated as MLALVARAAARPCGLLKQTALNKIVGRFQLHQEALPQLPVPPLQQTLDRYLLALQPIISPEELSHTQQLVAEFRKPGGVGERLQKGLERRARKTENWLSDWWLKTAYLEYRLPVVVHSSPGVVLPKQDFLDRQGQLRFAAKLIEGLLDFKAMIDNETLPVEYMGGKPLCMNQYYQIFSSCRIPGPKRDSIVNHAKGKKQSRHITVVHNFQFFELDVYNSDGSPLTADQLFIQLEKIWNTSLQTNKEPIGILTTNHRNSWAKAYNNLLKDKTNKESVRAIEKSICTVCLDAPMPRVSEDIYKSRVAAQMLHGGGSRFNSGNRWFDKTLQFIVAEDGSCGLVYEHAPSEGPPIVALLDHIVEFTKKPETGKSPTVHLPMPKKLRFNITPEIKNDIEKAKQNLNIMVEDLDIKVMVFHQFGKGFPKSEKISPDAFIQLALQLAYYRMYGRACATYESASLRMFRLGRTDTIRSTSVDSLKFVQSMDSPDKSDQEKADLLRRATQAHREYTDMAIRGNAIDRHLLGLKLQAIEDLVSIPELFMDTAYAVAMHFNLSTSQVPAKTDCVMCFGPVVPDGYGVCYNPMEEHINFAISAFNSCADTNAARMAHYLEKALLDMRILLQAAPKSKL; from the exons ATGCTCGCCTTAGTGGCCAGGGCTGCG GCCAGGCCCTGTGGCCTGCTGAAGCAGACAGCTCTAAACAAGATCGTGGGCAGATTCCAGCTGCACCAGGAAGCGCTGCCCCAGCTGCCCGTGCCCCCCCTGCAGCAGACCCTGGACCGGtacctgctggccctgcagcccatcaTCAGCCCCGAGGAGCTGAGCCACACGCAGCAGCTCGTGGCCGAGTTCCGCAAGCCGGGAGGCGTCggagagaggctgcagaaagGCCTGGAGAGAAGagccaggaaaacagagaaCTGG CTCTCAGACTGGTGGCTGAAGACAGCTTACCTGGAATATCGCTTGCCAGTTGTGGTCCACTCCAGCCCAGGTGTGGTTTTACCTAAGCAGGATTTTCTGGATCGACAAGGTCAGCTCAG GTTTGCTGCCAAGCTGATCGAGGGTCTCCTGGATTTCAAGGCCATGATTGACAA TGAGACCCTTCCAGTGGAGTACATGGGTGGGAAGCCCCTCTGTATGAACCAGTACTACCAGATCTTCTCATCCTGCCGCATTCCCGGGCCTAAGCGGGACTCCATTGTCAACCATGCCAAAGGCAAAAAGCAGTCCAGACACATCACAGTTGTTCACAACTTCCAG TTCTTTGAGCTAGATGTTTACAACAGTGATGGATCTCCCCTTACTGCTGACCAGCTCTTCATTCAGCTGGAGAAGATTTGGAACACCTCtctccaaacaaacaaagaacCTATTGGGATCCTCACCACCAACCACCGAAACAGCTGGGCTAAAGCCTACAACAACCTCCTGAAAG ATAAGACCAACAAGGAGTCCGTGCGTGCGATTGAGAAGAGCATCTGCACCGTGTGCCTGGACGCCCCCATGCCCCGGGTGTCCGAGGACATCTACAAGAGCCGCGTGGCCGCGCAGATGCTGCACGGCGGCGGCAGCCGCTTCAACAGCGGCAACCGATGGTTCGACAAAACCCTGCAG TTCATCGTTGCTGAAGATGGCTCCTGTGGTCTCGTATATGAGCACGCTCCCTCCGAAGGCCCACCCATCGTTGCTCTTCTGGACCACATCGTGGAGTTCAC GAAGAAACCTGAGACAGGCAAATCGCCTACAGTTCATCTACCAATGCCCAAAAAGCTGCGGTTTAACATCACCCCAGAAATCAAGAATGACATAGAGAAGGCAAAGCAAAACCTCAACAT AATGGTTGAAGATCTGGATATCAAAGTCATGGTCTTTCATCAATTTGGGAAAGGATTTCCCAAGTCAGAGAAGATAAGCCCTGATGCTTTTATCCAGCTGGCCTTGCAGTTGGCATACTACAG GATGTACGGCCGCGCCTGTGCCACGTACGAGAGCGCGTCCCTGCGGATGTTCCGCCTGGGCCGCACCGACACCATCCGCTCCACCTCCGTGGACTCCCTCAAGTTTGTGCAGTCCATGGACAGCCCTGACAAATCG GACCAGGAGAAAGCAGACCTACTGAGGAGAGCCACGCAGGCCCACAGGGAATACACAGACATG GCCATACGGGGCAATGCCATAGACCGGCACCTCCTGGGGCTGAAGCTCCAGGCAATCGAGGACCTGGTGAGCATTCCTGAGCTCTTCATGGACACAGCCTATGCTGTTGCAATGCACTTCAACCTCTCAACCAGCCAG GTCCCAGCCAAGACAGATTGTGTGATGTGTTTTGGTCCCGTGGTTCCAGATGGCTACGGAGTGTGTTACAACCCCATGGAGGAACACATCAACTTTGCAATTTCAGCCTTCAATAGCTGTGCTGACACAAACGCAGCCCGCATGGCACATTACCTTGAGAAAGCACTCCTAGACATGAGGATCttgctccaggctgctcccaaaTCCAAACTGTAA
- the CRAT gene encoding carnitine O-acetyltransferase isoform X1, which translates to MWQLANEVTPCRGSTLSGGRGDPHRPRESFTVCSVLPAMDRKQKQAQKARPCGLLKQTALNKIVGRFQLHQEALPQLPVPPLQQTLDRYLLALQPIISPEELSHTQQLVAEFRKPGGVGERLQKGLERRARKTENWLSDWWLKTAYLEYRLPVVVHSSPGVVLPKQDFLDRQGQLRFAAKLIEGLLDFKAMIDNETLPVEYMGGKPLCMNQYYQIFSSCRIPGPKRDSIVNHAKGKKQSRHITVVHNFQFFELDVYNSDGSPLTADQLFIQLEKIWNTSLQTNKEPIGILTTNHRNSWAKAYNNLLKDKTNKESVRAIEKSICTVCLDAPMPRVSEDIYKSRVAAQMLHGGGSRFNSGNRWFDKTLQFIVAEDGSCGLVYEHAPSEGPPIVALLDHIVEFTKKPETGKSPTVHLPMPKKLRFNITPEIKNDIEKAKQNLNIMVEDLDIKVMVFHQFGKGFPKSEKISPDAFIQLALQLAYYRMYGRACATYESASLRMFRLGRTDTIRSTSVDSLKFVQSMDSPDKSDQEKADLLRRATQAHREYTDMAIRGNAIDRHLLGLKLQAIEDLVSIPELFMDTAYAVAMHFNLSTSQVPAKTDCVMCFGPVVPDGYGVCYNPMEEHINFAISAFNSCADTNAARMAHYLEKALLDMRILLQAAPKSKL; encoded by the exons ATGTGGCAGTTGGCTAATGAGGTGACGccctgcaggggcagcacaTTGTCAGGTGGAAGAGGAGACCCACACAGGCCCAGGGAGAGCTTTACGGTCTGTTCTGTCCTACCGGCCATGGATAGGAAGCAGAAGCAAGCACAGAAG GCCAGGCCCTGTGGCCTGCTGAAGCAGACAGCTCTAAACAAGATCGTGGGCAGATTCCAGCTGCACCAGGAAGCGCTGCCCCAGCTGCCCGTGCCCCCCCTGCAGCAGACCCTGGACCGGtacctgctggccctgcagcccatcaTCAGCCCCGAGGAGCTGAGCCACACGCAGCAGCTCGTGGCCGAGTTCCGCAAGCCGGGAGGCGTCggagagaggctgcagaaagGCCTGGAGAGAAGagccaggaaaacagagaaCTGG CTCTCAGACTGGTGGCTGAAGACAGCTTACCTGGAATATCGCTTGCCAGTTGTGGTCCACTCCAGCCCAGGTGTGGTTTTACCTAAGCAGGATTTTCTGGATCGACAAGGTCAGCTCAG GTTTGCTGCCAAGCTGATCGAGGGTCTCCTGGATTTCAAGGCCATGATTGACAA TGAGACCCTTCCAGTGGAGTACATGGGTGGGAAGCCCCTCTGTATGAACCAGTACTACCAGATCTTCTCATCCTGCCGCATTCCCGGGCCTAAGCGGGACTCCATTGTCAACCATGCCAAAGGCAAAAAGCAGTCCAGACACATCACAGTTGTTCACAACTTCCAG TTCTTTGAGCTAGATGTTTACAACAGTGATGGATCTCCCCTTACTGCTGACCAGCTCTTCATTCAGCTGGAGAAGATTTGGAACACCTCtctccaaacaaacaaagaacCTATTGGGATCCTCACCACCAACCACCGAAACAGCTGGGCTAAAGCCTACAACAACCTCCTGAAAG ATAAGACCAACAAGGAGTCCGTGCGTGCGATTGAGAAGAGCATCTGCACCGTGTGCCTGGACGCCCCCATGCCCCGGGTGTCCGAGGACATCTACAAGAGCCGCGTGGCCGCGCAGATGCTGCACGGCGGCGGCAGCCGCTTCAACAGCGGCAACCGATGGTTCGACAAAACCCTGCAG TTCATCGTTGCTGAAGATGGCTCCTGTGGTCTCGTATATGAGCACGCTCCCTCCGAAGGCCCACCCATCGTTGCTCTTCTGGACCACATCGTGGAGTTCAC GAAGAAACCTGAGACAGGCAAATCGCCTACAGTTCATCTACCAATGCCCAAAAAGCTGCGGTTTAACATCACCCCAGAAATCAAGAATGACATAGAGAAGGCAAAGCAAAACCTCAACAT AATGGTTGAAGATCTGGATATCAAAGTCATGGTCTTTCATCAATTTGGGAAAGGATTTCCCAAGTCAGAGAAGATAAGCCCTGATGCTTTTATCCAGCTGGCCTTGCAGTTGGCATACTACAG GATGTACGGCCGCGCCTGTGCCACGTACGAGAGCGCGTCCCTGCGGATGTTCCGCCTGGGCCGCACCGACACCATCCGCTCCACCTCCGTGGACTCCCTCAAGTTTGTGCAGTCCATGGACAGCCCTGACAAATCG GACCAGGAGAAAGCAGACCTACTGAGGAGAGCCACGCAGGCCCACAGGGAATACACAGACATG GCCATACGGGGCAATGCCATAGACCGGCACCTCCTGGGGCTGAAGCTCCAGGCAATCGAGGACCTGGTGAGCATTCCTGAGCTCTTCATGGACACAGCCTATGCTGTTGCAATGCACTTCAACCTCTCAACCAGCCAG GTCCCAGCCAAGACAGATTGTGTGATGTGTTTTGGTCCCGTGGTTCCAGATGGCTACGGAGTGTGTTACAACCCCATGGAGGAACACATCAACTTTGCAATTTCAGCCTTCAATAGCTGTGCTGACACAAACGCAGCCCGCATGGCACATTACCTTGAGAAAGCACTCCTAGACATGAGGATCttgctccaggctgctcccaaaTCCAAACTGTAA
- the CRAT gene encoding carnitine O-acetyltransferase isoform X2 has protein sequence MDRKQKQAQKARPCGLLKQTALNKIVGRFQLHQEALPQLPVPPLQQTLDRYLLALQPIISPEELSHTQQLVAEFRKPGGVGERLQKGLERRARKTENWLSDWWLKTAYLEYRLPVVVHSSPGVVLPKQDFLDRQGQLRFAAKLIEGLLDFKAMIDNETLPVEYMGGKPLCMNQYYQIFSSCRIPGPKRDSIVNHAKGKKQSRHITVVHNFQFFELDVYNSDGSPLTADQLFIQLEKIWNTSLQTNKEPIGILTTNHRNSWAKAYNNLLKDKTNKESVRAIEKSICTVCLDAPMPRVSEDIYKSRVAAQMLHGGGSRFNSGNRWFDKTLQFIVAEDGSCGLVYEHAPSEGPPIVALLDHIVEFTKKPETGKSPTVHLPMPKKLRFNITPEIKNDIEKAKQNLNIMVEDLDIKVMVFHQFGKGFPKSEKISPDAFIQLALQLAYYRMYGRACATYESASLRMFRLGRTDTIRSTSVDSLKFVQSMDSPDKSDQEKADLLRRATQAHREYTDMAIRGNAIDRHLLGLKLQAIEDLVSIPELFMDTAYAVAMHFNLSTSQVPAKTDCVMCFGPVVPDGYGVCYNPMEEHINFAISAFNSCADTNAARMAHYLEKALLDMRILLQAAPKSKL, from the exons ATGGATAGGAAGCAGAAGCAAGCACAGAAG GCCAGGCCCTGTGGCCTGCTGAAGCAGACAGCTCTAAACAAGATCGTGGGCAGATTCCAGCTGCACCAGGAAGCGCTGCCCCAGCTGCCCGTGCCCCCCCTGCAGCAGACCCTGGACCGGtacctgctggccctgcagcccatcaTCAGCCCCGAGGAGCTGAGCCACACGCAGCAGCTCGTGGCCGAGTTCCGCAAGCCGGGAGGCGTCggagagaggctgcagaaagGCCTGGAGAGAAGagccaggaaaacagagaaCTGG CTCTCAGACTGGTGGCTGAAGACAGCTTACCTGGAATATCGCTTGCCAGTTGTGGTCCACTCCAGCCCAGGTGTGGTTTTACCTAAGCAGGATTTTCTGGATCGACAAGGTCAGCTCAG GTTTGCTGCCAAGCTGATCGAGGGTCTCCTGGATTTCAAGGCCATGATTGACAA TGAGACCCTTCCAGTGGAGTACATGGGTGGGAAGCCCCTCTGTATGAACCAGTACTACCAGATCTTCTCATCCTGCCGCATTCCCGGGCCTAAGCGGGACTCCATTGTCAACCATGCCAAAGGCAAAAAGCAGTCCAGACACATCACAGTTGTTCACAACTTCCAG TTCTTTGAGCTAGATGTTTACAACAGTGATGGATCTCCCCTTACTGCTGACCAGCTCTTCATTCAGCTGGAGAAGATTTGGAACACCTCtctccaaacaaacaaagaacCTATTGGGATCCTCACCACCAACCACCGAAACAGCTGGGCTAAAGCCTACAACAACCTCCTGAAAG ATAAGACCAACAAGGAGTCCGTGCGTGCGATTGAGAAGAGCATCTGCACCGTGTGCCTGGACGCCCCCATGCCCCGGGTGTCCGAGGACATCTACAAGAGCCGCGTGGCCGCGCAGATGCTGCACGGCGGCGGCAGCCGCTTCAACAGCGGCAACCGATGGTTCGACAAAACCCTGCAG TTCATCGTTGCTGAAGATGGCTCCTGTGGTCTCGTATATGAGCACGCTCCCTCCGAAGGCCCACCCATCGTTGCTCTTCTGGACCACATCGTGGAGTTCAC GAAGAAACCTGAGACAGGCAAATCGCCTACAGTTCATCTACCAATGCCCAAAAAGCTGCGGTTTAACATCACCCCAGAAATCAAGAATGACATAGAGAAGGCAAAGCAAAACCTCAACAT AATGGTTGAAGATCTGGATATCAAAGTCATGGTCTTTCATCAATTTGGGAAAGGATTTCCCAAGTCAGAGAAGATAAGCCCTGATGCTTTTATCCAGCTGGCCTTGCAGTTGGCATACTACAG GATGTACGGCCGCGCCTGTGCCACGTACGAGAGCGCGTCCCTGCGGATGTTCCGCCTGGGCCGCACCGACACCATCCGCTCCACCTCCGTGGACTCCCTCAAGTTTGTGCAGTCCATGGACAGCCCTGACAAATCG GACCAGGAGAAAGCAGACCTACTGAGGAGAGCCACGCAGGCCCACAGGGAATACACAGACATG GCCATACGGGGCAATGCCATAGACCGGCACCTCCTGGGGCTGAAGCTCCAGGCAATCGAGGACCTGGTGAGCATTCCTGAGCTCTTCATGGACACAGCCTATGCTGTTGCAATGCACTTCAACCTCTCAACCAGCCAG GTCCCAGCCAAGACAGATTGTGTGATGTGTTTTGGTCCCGTGGTTCCAGATGGCTACGGAGTGTGTTACAACCCCATGGAGGAACACATCAACTTTGCAATTTCAGCCTTCAATAGCTGTGCTGACACAAACGCAGCCCGCATGGCACATTACCTTGAGAAAGCACTCCTAGACATGAGGATCttgctccaggctgctcccaaaTCCAAACTGTAA